Genomic segment of Arachis hypogaea cultivar Tifrunner chromosome 11, arahy.Tifrunner.gnm2.J5K5, whole genome shotgun sequence:
CTTGCTGTTAGGCACTTGGTCCCAAAATATAGGGTATGTCAGCACCGGCACCCCGGAGAAAGCAGCTTCTAAAGACGAGTTCCAGCCGCAATGCGACCAGAACCCGCCTATAGCCGGGTGGCATAAGACCTTAAGTTGTTCAACCCAAGGAACCACAATACCTTTTTCCCCAAGGCAACCATTAAGTTTCGTAGTTTCGCCACGTGCCACCCAGAGATAGGACACTCCGCTATCTCTAATCCCGGCAACAATTTCATCCATTTGAGCACTTGAAACTGAAAGAAAGCTTCCTTGTGAAATGTATAAGACTGAACCATGAGGCTGACAATCTAGCCATTTGAAGTACTCAGGAGCTTGTTCCTcctcatgattatgagcataaCCATTGCTAATTAGGTTGGCATTAGAGGCAAAAGAGTCACCATTGGATTGGGCCAAAGTTGTGTTTTTGGGCTTGAGTTTGAAGAAAGGGACACTTGGGCCCACAGGGTAGACAGGAATTTTGTATTTGGATCTTAGAGCATCCACTGCTTGGGGTTCAAGCTCATAGGCTGTGGTGAACATAAGGCATTGGGCTTTTGAAACTAAGTTCACAGTGTTCAATGCTCTCTCCAATAGCCTCAGGTCCTCCCCATGAAGCACTGTTGGAAGGTCTCTAATTTGTGTTGGGCTCATTCCGGGGATGTAGTCCACCACTTCATCTCCAATTTCTGATTATTACAAAAAATGAGAAACCACAAATGAAGCCATGTTTGTGAATTGTGATTTTTGTTGATATATttgtagattttaattttaatgtattgataGTGTAGAACGTTTTACACAGTTGTATAATTATATTCGTTTTTTTAGATGACTATACACATGGTCAATGTAAAAAGTAGTCATTTTTACTGATATAGTGTTatgtgtaaaactactttacactaacagtacatcaaaattaaatggtATATTTGTAACAATATATAGATATTCTTAAATGAATATGTATTTACAATTATATATaacttacaaataaaaaataattatatattttatatttttagattaatattaaaataatgtttgaacaaataattttagaaaatgaaaatgacaaagacttgtaaaatatttaaaaatttgaccgaaatgatattattaaataaatagcACTATTTTTACTGACTAAAAGTCTGACATGATTAATACGAATACTTACGTGACAATTTTATATAGTGATGGAttattttttgacaaattttttttattttttcaaaaagtttttgtcatttattttcaccttttaaaattattttatcagaatattttgtatttatcttTGATAGTTTGTTTATACATATTATATTAGAGAGACATGACATTTAATCAAATCACTCTTTTACACACCCTCCGAAAGacaactttttcattttttttaacttctgatcaataatcatttttaatattaaaaacaaaatgatATTTAAAAGTAGGGTTTATAGCATTAATCTCTACTAAAATGTTCGAAAATAGTACCTGAAATCTGAATGGGAAAATGACCATTCTCCTTGAGCATGTCAAAATGGTAGAGCAAGGAGTAAACCGTGGCGGACATGGGCCACAGCGAAGCCACCGGAATATTCTTCCGGTTGGCAACACCAATGGACCAAACCAGCTTGGTGTCAGCAATAATGGCGGTGACCGGAGGGTCAAGGCGGTCCAACAAATCCTCAAAGGGACCCTCCATTTTGGTGGAAACCGCATTCATGAAAGCAGGGAAGTCCTTCGCTCGATCAAGCTCCGAAGGAATAACGTTCGGAATCGTGGCGAAACGAACGTTGTCGGGTTTCGCTTCGTTTTTTATGAAACCGTGCCATTCTTCGGTGACCACGAAGGATACTATGATGTCTGGTTTTCTTGTGGCTAGCATCGAGCAGAGGTTCATCATGGGGTTCACGTGGCCCCTTCCGGGGTACGGCATTGCCACCACGTGGCACATGGCTTTGGATTCCACGTGGATAGTTCCCATGACGATGATGCTCTTCTTTGAATGGAGAATTTAATGTTATTTGGGTTTGGAGGGACAATGAGGTTTGAAGGTGTTTATATATACATAGAAGAGGAAtactttatagtttatattggaGCAGAGAATTATATTCTATTATTCTTACATTATTGTGATGGATGGGAAGAAGATAATTCATCATGTCATTTTTTCGATTTTCGGACTATATATGAtcatttttatttgttctttttttttctatattttatcactttaatttgtgttttttttttttttttatgtaaccCATGTTTTGTGGGGTAGTCTTTAATTTTAAGCAAAATTTGAAGAGAATTTTGAATGGATTACATTTACACCTGCATTTATCgtaatttttatctttaaaatatgAGGCTATAGAATTTTTGGGGGAAAAAAAAGTAGTATTTATAAAAGGCGCTAACTGAAGTGCATGTTAGATATAAAAGTAGTGTAGCAATAATATGATCCTTTTGGAGAATTTCGAAACGAAATAAGAGAAATGGTTAGTTGCATGATTGTTCATGTCTGATCCTTATTGGGCTGCTCTTTAAATGCATTGTACAATAATGGTTATTATGGAGAAATCATAGACTGCAGAGTTGTAGTAATAATTTCTACTTTCTCCATGTCCAATTGTTCGCGTGCTTACACAAAAATAAGTTACTaaactaattattatatatttgtgtataaatatatattatttaatttattttttaatatatattttatattaatgactaatttaaaattaaattttataatatatctaACATAATTGACATATATATGTTTTCAATCCATCAAACAAAtgcattcttttttaaaaattaacaaatttattaagaaaattattagCAATACTTTTTTAAACAGTCCGTATTGTTCACTAGTTCTGTAAGACTGTCATATATGATCACCTATGGATAAGGAAAGAGATGTTATAATTGCCTGCTATTATAATTAAGAATAATCATGTTTCATGCACAATTATAAGGTGCAAGTGGATGTGTAAATGAATTATAATCATGCATTAGGTGTTCTTTGGTCCAGAAGTGAAAATAccttaaaatctaaaaataatttttattttattttatttttaaaaatattattccttgaaataataaaaattaaatagaaattttttaaaattttaaaatgaacttCAAACTTACTATATTTTGAGGGAGACAAAATTAAATGGATTTAATGTCGATAATTAATCtcgaataaaaattataaaaatatatgggAATATTGACACCTATTTTATTAGTGTAATCTGTAAATATGAATTCATGATTTCAACGTTATCTTTTGTGTTATTTCTAAATACTCAAATttgtatatgaaaaataaaagaaatcgaCCAATGAATATAgggtttatttttttagatatgaaAAGCATGTGTGTGTCGTGCATTGTTATGGAGAATGTGGGTGCTAGATATGAATGTGGGACAGCTTTTTCTAAAACAAAGGATGAAAAAATTGGACCAtccaattttttgtaaaaaaaattaagccCACTAATCAAACGGTCCGATTTGTTTGGGGgtaatcggaccatccgatttctatagatttaattttttttttatttcgagAGAATCAAATGGGACCGTCCGATTTGATTATTATATGTGTTATTTGATTCCGTGAATACAAATTGGTGGGTCCGATttgctatatatatatgtgtgtgtgtaacTCGTAGAGGGATTCTTAGAtctcctctccttcttcttttcttctttttccctcAACTTCTCTGTTTCTCTGTTATTTCAGATGAAGTAAAAaaatttgatagtgaagtttatatTCATATGAGTGAGAAAAATGGATGATAGAGTCTTACTAAAGTATATTATTTCggtcagattttgttacaaatatctgaaggagtaaaatttatttgtgaaaatccgttagatattgttattccattcacaatctcatttgaagaactaaaaggtgtgatttgtgaAAAGATAGGTTCTGCAGTGTCAAaaaaatatcatgtattttatacagatatCCTATACCGGTATTTGGTGgattcgttcaatttcaaacGAAATATGTAACTGATGAAGTgagcatgcaagagatgttttcaacGTATCTATGGATACTGTTTTCGTCAACGCACTGTAAACGTTCTTTTAAATCCCGAAACCACGCCAAATTTATGCAGCTTCTTCTATAGTCTGACTTTTTCGGTGCAATCCCAAAATGGTGCAAACACTCAGCCTCTAAGGTTTCGGACTACTCATAGTCACTCCTGTCACTGGAAGACTGTTTGTCGGAAGACCAAGAATCAAAGCCACATCTTTCAATATCACAACACACTCACTAACCGAAAGGtgaaatgtgtgtgtgtgtgtctgcgTGCCACCTCTCGACTAGAGCATTTACCAATACTTTCTGACATTGAACTATTCCAATCTAGGAAACATGATAAAAATCAGTGAACCATAAATGCTCCTCCACAGCATAATTATACCGATCCGAAAGCAGTAACTAGGTGATTACATGTCAAATTCTATAAACTCTACAAAAACATAACAAACTAttagtaaattaataataattactaattcactattaaaaattaataattcccTAATAATAGTAACTAATTTATTAGACTAATACTAATTTAGTAACTAGCATATATGCGTATAAATACAACTAACCTATCAATAATTTAActatcattattaaaaaaaatttccagCTTTAACACAAAACATGTTAATTAACTACTAAAAGTTAATAATTCCCTAATAATAGTAACTAATTTATTAGACTAATACTAATTCAACTGTTTACAtctagaataataataattattaataatactaataatttaactccaaaatattaataattcaaCGGTTTTCTAAATTTTCATTCAATTGTTTCTTACATAATTGTTTATTTATATATTCATAGTTTAATGGATAATCGCTACAACACAACCAGCATTTTGCGGCAGTTATGGGAGCCAAACATATTGCGGCGGTTAAACCAAACACTGAAAGATAGGTCGTGGGTAAACGATTAGCGGCGGTTTTAGCTAACCGCTGAAATAACCGCCGCTAAACGTCTATCAATTTTGCCGCCGCTAAATAACAAATAAACGAAAACAATATTTGAACCGCCGCCAaattttagtattctgtttgTAGTTATTAGAATCGGACCGAACCGTCCGGTAGTCCAACCGACTCAATCGTTAAACCCGCGCTTCCACCAATAGACCCACAACGTGTGGATCACATTTGATTATAATTATTgcactaataattatatagcgCTGGAACCTATAAGAAGGAAAAGCTTTAACAATATCATGTTACCACCAAGTCAAGTCTCTTCAATGTATATAgcgctaataattatatatatcatatgaacacaTTTGATTGtcacacaatttttttttgtatactttaTATCTGATCATAGTTATTATAGACACCTTATATATTGGGTAAAATGCACAATTAAATCAAATGGAGGACCAAATTACACAATTCTACGAAATTGAAAAACATTACCAGGATCTCCCAAAAGCACATtcttatgtaattcgaatcagtctCATTCGAATTAGACAAACCAACACTAATTTGAATTAGTCCTATTCGAATTAGTAGTAATGCTTGTAATTCGAATTTGTCCAATTTGAATTATGCTTTCATGTAGTCTTAGGGTAGttcgaatcagggtgattcgaattatGCATGTTAGGACGTCCCTAGTAATTCGAATGGGTCTGCTTCAAATTAATTTTGGACCATAGTAGATCGAATTAATTTACATCTATTTATATATGATCCAAACGTATATATAGAGTACAATAAAGAGTACAttcaatcataaataaaaaataataattataaatattttttataaattattaaaaatcaaatattttctaaaaatatttattaagattttgaatttattaaacatatatttttaactaatcaatcatattaatctaattcaaatattattattgattaaaatattcactaaataaatctaaatatatatatttctaactattctttaaacatatatttctaaatttctaacaataataataattctgtaatatttctaacaataataacaaatacAACCACATATATATCATTTAAacatatatttctaaatttttaaaaataataataataattctaaaatataaaaaaatttaaaaaaaaaacttgcatAATCAAGATGGCAGAGATAATTGATAATATGAAATTCAAGACAATCAACatctttacatttttatttttttggcattgtaatttttttttaactacaGAAGAAGATGAAATTGAAGtagtgaagatgaagaagaagagagaaaatggtAGCTGGGTGGATAAAGAAGAAAGTGACTTCGAAGAGAGAGAATGGGCTCAGCAAGGGAATATGTTCGTATAAGGGGCACTGCTGTTGGGAGAGGACGCATGCGC
This window contains:
- the LOC112719946 gene encoding UDP-glycosyltransferase 87A1, yielding MGTIHVESKAMCHVVAMPYPGRGHVNPMMNLCSMLATRKPDIIVSFVVTEEWHGFIKNEAKPDNVRFATIPNVIPSELDRAKDFPAFMNAVSTKMEGPFEDLLDRLDPPVTAIIADTKLVWSIGVANRKNIPVASLWPMSATVYSLLYHFDMLKENGHFPIQISEIGDEVVDYIPGMSPTQIRDLPTVLHGEDLRLLERALNTVNLVSKAQCLMFTTAYELEPQAVDALRSKYKIPVYPVGPSVPFFKLKPKNTTLAQSNGDSFASNANLISNGYAHNHEEEQAPEYFKWLDCQPHGSVLYISQGSFLSVSSAQMDEIVAGIRDSGVSYLWVARGETTKLNGCLGEKGIVVPWVEQLKVLCHPAIGGFWSHCGWNSSLEAAFSGVPVLTYPIFWDQVPNSKRFVEDWRAGWRVRKKIGKENFVSREEICDLVRRFMDGENNEIKEMRKRALELREACQKAISPGGSTETNLDSFIDYVSQIQAQEKK